GCACGTTGAACACGCGGTTGAAGTCGGCCAGGCCCTCGTCGAGCTGCAGGTTGATCAGCTCGTTGGTGCGGTCGGCGGCCTCGGCGGCGCCGAGCTGGAACTTCAGCCGCTCCTGCGCGTTGAGGAACCGGATGATCGCGTTCTCGGCTTCTGAGTTCGCCACCAGCACCGTCTGCCGGTAGGCCGCCAGCAGCTGCTGGAACCGGGCGTCCTGCAGCGCGATGTTGTTGACCAGCCGCCCGTAGTTGAGGATGTCCCAGCGGAGGTTGGGGCCCACCGAGCCGAAGCCGGCGCCGCTGTTGAACACGTCCTTGAACTGGTTGGCGCTGCGCCCCACCGTGCCGGTGAGCGTGATGTGCGGGTAGAGGTCCGCCTCGGCGACGCCGATCCGGGCGCTCTGGGCGGCCAGCAGCCGCTCGGCGCGGCGGACGTCGGGCCGCTGCAGGAGCGTCGCCGCCGGGATCCCCAGCGCGATGCTCGACTCCACGTCCGGGATCGTCCCCTCGCCGAGGCGCTGGGCGATGTCCTCGGGCGGCATCCCGAGCAGGATGCACAGCAGGTTCTGCGACTGCCTCAGGGCGGTCTCGAGCTGCGGCACGAACGCTTCGGTCTGCGCGAGGCTCGACTTCGCCTGCTGCACGTCCAGCTCGCTGGTCTCGCCCCCCTCGAACCGGGTGACCGCCAGGTCGTAGGTGTTGCGCTGGTTCTCAACGTTGCGGCGCACCAGCGTCAGCCGCGCCTGCAGCGTGCGGATGTCGACGTAGGTCGCTGCGACGTCGGCCACCAGGGTCACGACCACGTCGCCGTAGTCGAACACGGTCGCGTCCAGGTCGGCGTCGGCCGCCTCGATGGCGCGGCGGTAACGGCCCCAGAAGTCGATCTCCCAGGCCAGGCTGAACGAGCCCCGCCACACGCTGAAGTGGCGGTCGAACCCGGAGCCGGTCGACAGGTTGTGCGAGTACGACGCGGAGAAGTCCTGCTGCTGGGGGAAGAAGTTGCCGACCACAATCGCCCGGAGCGCCCGCGCCTCGGAGATCCGCGCCCCGGCCTCGCGGAGCGTCAGGTTCTGCCGGTAGGCCTCGGCCACCAGCTCGTTGAGCACCGGGTCGTTGAACACGCCCCACCAGCCCTCCAGCTCCGCGGGCGCCTTGAGGACGCGTTTGTCCTCCGCGTCGATCCAGTCCTCCGCGACCTCCACTCCCGGCTGGCAGTAGTTTGGGCCAACCTTGAAACCGTTGGCCACCCACTGCCGCGGGCTGGTGCAGCCTACCGCCATCGACACCGCCGCCAGCGCCAGCACCAGCCGTGATAGGCGGCCACGGACAGGGGTCAGGGCGTTGTGCGGATTCGGGGTCGGGGCGGGGATCGACACGTAGGCTGGCCGGCAAAGAGGGAAGGATCGTCGTCACCCTGGTCTTCGTTATTCCTGGCGCCACTCGTACAGGCCGTTCGTTGGAACCGGCAAACCTTATCCGTCCCGCAAGGCCGGCGGGGGCCAACTCGGCCCGATCGTTAGGGTCGGCACTAATCGACATGCGAATCTCCGCATATCGCTGCGGCAGCCCGAACCGTTTGCCGCAGTCGACGCCGGGCCCCTACAGCTAGGGACTCAGCCGTCACGCAGCTGCCCGACTTGGCTGGATTCGCCAGCTTTGGCGGAACGAACAGGGCCTGTCAGGGGTTAAAATTCGGCTACAATAGCCAGTTCCCCCTCGCCGGCGTCGAATCCTCTTGGCCCGCGGCGCTCCCCTCCAACCGACCTACCGACTGCTTTTCGTATGGCGTCGCCGCCCAACCGTTTACAGAAGATCGCGGCCGTGCTGGTGCGGGCCATCGTGCCCTGCGGCATCCTGGCGGCCGGGTGGCTGGGCTTCGTCGAGCTGTCCGAAGAAACGGTGAAGCCCCCCGCGCCGGCTGAAGAAAAGCGGATGCTGCGGACCCGCGTGCAGCAGATGGAAACCGTCGACTACCCGGTCACGGTCCGGACGCACGCGGTCGTGCAGCCGCACAACCGCGTGACGCTGACGTCGGAGATCTCCGGCACCGTGGTGAAGGTGAGCCCCTCGTTCGAGGCGGGCGCCTACTTCCGCAAGGGCGACGTGCTCGTTGAGATCGACGAACGGGACTACCAAACCGCGCTGGCGATCGCCAAGTCGCGGCTCGCCGCCGCGGACTCGGCGCTCAAGCTGGCCCGGCTGAACGAGGAACGCAAGCTGCGGCTGGTCGAGTCGAACGCCGTTTCACGGGCGGAGGTGGACGTGGCGTCCGCGACGCGCGAGCAGGCCGAGGCGGACCTGGAGCTCGCCAAGACCGAGGTCGAGCAGGCAAAGCTCAACCTCGCCCGCACCGAGATCCACGCCCCGTTCGACGGCCGCGTGCAGACCAAGCTGATCGGCATCGGCCAGACCGCCAGCTCCAACGCGCCGCTGGGTGAGGTCTTCGCCGTCGACTTCGCGGAGGTGCGCCTGCCGATCTCGGGGCAGCAGCGGCGGTACCTGACGCTGCCGGAGTTCCCGGACGACCCGCCGGTCAGCGTCGAGCTGCGGGACGCCATCAACGAGGGCAACGAAACCGTCTGGCACGCCCAGATCGTCCGCACCGAGGGCGTGCTCGACGCCGACTCGCGGGACCTGTTCGCCATCGCCCGCATCGACGACCCGTTCGGCCGCACGTCGGGCATGCCGCCGCTGCGGATCGGCCAGCCGGTCTCCGCCGACGTGCAGGGGCAGGTGCTCAACAACGTGGTCGCGCTGCCCCGCGCCGCGGTCAAGCAGCTGGACCAGGTGGTGCTGGTGAACCAGTCCGACCTGACGCTGCGGTCGCTGAGCATCGCGCCGCTCTGGTCGAACGAGGAGCACGTGGTTGTCGAGGCGACGGCCATCCCCGACCACACCTGGCTCTCCACGACCCCGATGTCGTACACGCCCGAGGGCGCCAAGATCGAGATCATCCCGGACGCCAACCCCGACGCGAACGCCGCGATCGCCGAGTCCGCGTCGAACGACGACGAGACCCTCGCCAACTAACCGACGCCCATGATCCGCTGGTTCACGATAAACGGCATCGCGGCGAACTTCTTGATGCTGGCGATCCTGATCGGCGGCGTCTACACGGCCCTGTTCAAGATCCCGCTGGAGGTCTCGCCGGAACGCAGCTTCGAGAGCGTGATCGTCGAGATGAACTACCGCGGCGGCACCGCGAAGGACATCGAGCGGGCGATCCTGATCCCCATCGAAGAGGCCCTCGAGGGGGTCGAGGGCATCCGCGAGCTCAACGCCGAGGGCGACCGCGGCCGCGCCTGGTTCTTCATCGAAGCCGTGCCCGGGACCGACCTGCGGGCCCTGATGGAGGACATCTCCGCCCGCATCGACACCATCACCACCTTCCCCGACGAGACCGAGCGGCCGAAGATCTTCATCCCCGACTCCTCCAACTGGTGGGAGGTGCTGAGCGTCGCGGTGACCGGCGAGCTGAGCCAGCGCGAGCTGCGAGAGGTGGCCCGCCGCGTCGAGCAGGACATCCTCGCGCTGCCGGGCGTGAGCCGCGCCGAGGTGCGTGGCGACCGCCGCTACGAGATCGGCGTGGAGGTCAAGATGGACAAGCTGATCTCCTACGGGCTCAGCTTCCAGGACCTGTCCGACGCGATCCGCCAGTTCTCGGTCGACCTGCCGGCCGGTGCGATCGACAGCCAGAGCGGCACCTTCATCATCCGCACCCGCGGCCAGGCCTACTCCGAGCGGGAGTTCAACCGGCTGCCGATCCGCTCCTCCAACGGCTCGGACGTGCTGCTCGGCGAGGTCGCGACCGTGATCGACGGGTTCGAAGAAGGCGAAAAGCAGGTCAGCTTCAACGGCCGCCCGGCGCTGTTCGTCGAGGTGATGCGGACCGGCAAGGAGAGCGCGATCGAGATCTCCGACCAGGTTCAGAAGTACGTCAAGGACGCCCGCACCCGGTTCCCTGACGGCATCGAGCTGTTCATCTGGGACGACGAGTCGGTCTCGATCCGCGGCCGGCTGAGCACGCTGGTCAACTCGCTGCTGCAGGGCGGCGTGCTGGTGATGCTGCTGCTGGGCCTGTTCCTGCGGCCGTCGCTGGCGTTCTGGATCGTGATCGGCATCCCGGTCGGGTTCGCCGGCGGCGTGATGCTGATGCCGTGGTTCGGGATCACCGCCAACGTGATGAGCCTGTTCGGCTTTATTATCGTGGTGGGCATCGTCGTGGACGACGCGATCGTGACCGGCGAAAACGTGTACCAGAAGATGAAGGAGGGCGTGCCGCCGCTGGAGGCCGCCATCGAGGGCACCCACGAGGTCGCCACGCCGGTCACGTTCGGCGCCATCACCACGATGGTGGCCTTCCTGCCGCTGATGTTCTTCGACGGAAGCTGGGGCGACTTCGCGTCGCAGGTGCCGCCGATCGTAGCGCCGGTGCTGCTGTTCTCGCTGATCGAGTCGAAGCTGATCCTGCCGGCGCACCTCAAGCACCTCCGCCGCGTGCCGCGGAACAACCCCTTCACGCGGTTCCAGACCTCGATCGCCAACGGCCTGGAGACCGTCATCGAGCGGGCCTACCAGCCGGCGTTGGAGTTCGCGGTGCGGCGGCGGGCGTCGGTCCTCGCCACCTTTGTCGCCGCGGCCCTGCTGATGGCCGGCTACTGCCTGAGCGGCCGGATGGAGTTCATCGCGTACCCGTCGATCGACCAGCAGCGCATCTCCGCCGAGCTGGACCTGCCCAACGACATCCCGCTGCAGGTCACCGCGCGGTACATGGACAAGATCGAGCAGGCGCTGCTGCAGCTGCGGGAGGAGTACTCCGACGAGGGGCTGGGCGTGTCGCTGGTCGAGAACTACTCCAAGCTGGTAGGCGCGGCCCGGATCCACCGCGACTTCGACAAGTCGCGCGGGTCGATCTCGTTCGAGGTGCTGGCCCCCTCGCGCCGCACCGAGCCGGGCCCGCGGAACAGCGAGCTCGCCACCCGCTGGACCGAGCTGGTCGGCCCGATCCCCGAGGCGGTCGAGTTCCGCATCCGCGCCGAGCGGAGCGTGAAGAACGACCGCGGCTTTGACAACGAGAACCTGAACATCGAGCTCCGCGGGCCGATGTCCGAGGAGAAGGCCGAGGTCGCCCGCCAGATCCGCAAGATCCTGCAGGAGTACGACGGGTTCGCGTCGACCTGGGCGAACATCAACTACGGCCAGGACGAGCTGGAGCTGACGCTCAAGCCGCTGGCCGCGGAGCTCGGCCTGACGCAGCAGATCCTGGCCCAGCAGATCCGGCAGGCGTTCTTCGGCGAGGAGGCCCAGCGGGTGCAGCGCGGCGTGGACGACATCCGCGTCATGGTCCGGCTGCCGCGCGAGCAGCGCGAGTCGCTGCACACACTGGACAGCATGCGGATCCGCACGCCCCGCGGCGCCAACGTGCCGCTGTCGACCGTCGCCGAGATCGCGTTCACCAAGGCGCCCTCGCACGTGCACCGCAAGGACGGGGCCGAGATCCTGCGGGTGGGCGCCCAGCCAGCCGACGAAACCATCGACGTGCTCGGGATCGCCAAGGAGATCAACCCCCGCATCGCCGCCCTGTGCGCGCCGCACGACCTGACGTTCGAGTACGTGGGCTACGTGGCCGAGGCGGCCGAGACGCAGCGCACCACCATCGTCGGCGCCTGCCTGCTGGCGTTCACGCTGTACGGGCTGCTGGCCATCGCGTTGAAGTCGATGGGGCAGCCGTTCTTCGTGCTGCTGGCCGTGCCGTTCGCCATCATCGGCGCGCTGTTGGGGCACATCATCCTGGACATCACGCCGTCGTACCTGTCGGTGTTCGGCATGCTGGCGCTGGCCGGCGTCGCGGTGAACGACACGCTCGTCATGGTCGACTACGTGAACCACCGCATGGCGGAGGGGTCGACCCTCCGCGAGGCGGCCCTGCAGGCCGGCGCCCGGCGGTTCCGCCCCATCATGCTGACCTCGGTCACGACGTTCGTGGGCCTGTTCCCGCTGCTGATGGACCGTTCGCTGCAGGCGCAGTTCCTGATCCCGATGGCGGTGTCGCTCGCGTTCGGGGTGATGTTCGCCACGGTCGTGACGCTGTTCCTCATCCCCTGCTCGCTGCTCGCCGCCGACGACGTCGGCCGCGTGCTGGCCCGCCTGCGGCGGTGGTACTTCCACCCCTTCAGCGGCAACCAAGCCGACCCGCACCGCGACGCGGCCTAGCACGGCCTCCCGGCCTGAGCTCGCGTGGCGAACCGCACCGAGCGGCGTCTGCGGACGGTTACCTTTGTCGGTTCTGCTCCCGGTTCCTTGCTGAAACCGGCCACCAAGCGCGGTCAAATAGTGGGGTGTGCGCCCGCCGCCTCGTCAGCGGGACCGCTGCGCGATGAGGCGCCAATGGGCCTCAGCAAATAGTGTCCGTTCGGCGCGCACAAAAACGGACAAAACCCCGCCAGCCCGTCTGAGAGGAGTTCGACGCAACCAGATACAGCAAAAGCACTTACAGAGAAACCGGGGCGAAATAGGCCCGGAGTTTTGTCCCCTGCGCGCGGGTTTTTGGACAAAACGAATCGGTCAGAACCTGCGGAGCCGCCGTTTCGTCGCTTCGTGTGAGCCGGCCGTCGGTGTCTACGCCGCCCGCTTCGCGGGCGGCGCGGCAGTCGGTCTGGACTGCGAGGCGGCGACCGCCGGTTCGTCCGGCAGGTCGATGCCCAGCTTCGTAGCGCCGAAGCCCACGCTGAGATTGGCGCGGCCCAACCAGCCGCAGCGGAAGAAGAACCACGTCATCACCGCTGCGGTCACGAGCATGGCGCCCAGCGCCGTGGGGTACGACCACTGGTAGCCGAGCTCGGGCATGTGCTCGAAGTTCATGCCGTAGATGCCGGCGATGAACGTAAGCGGCACGAAGATGCTGGACATCATCGTGAGCACCTTCATCACCTCGTTGCTGCGGTGCGCAACGGACGACATGTACGTGCTGATCAGCGCCCCGGCGGCCTCGCGGTACATCTCCACCACGTCGACGATCTGGGCGCAGTGGTTGTGCGTGTCGCGGAGGTAGGCGACCGTGCCCTCGTCGACGAGGTCGGTCTCCGCGGAGATCAGCAGCTCAATCGCGTCGCGCATCGGCCAGCAGCTCCGCCGCACCTGGATGAGCTGCGACCGGAGCTGATGGATCGCCTTCAGCAGGTCGGGGTGGGGGTCCTCGAGCGCGTCGTCCTCGAGGGACTCGAGCCGCTCGCCGAGCGTCTCGAGCACCGGGTAGGCGCCGTCGACCACCGCGTCGAGGATGGCGTAGGCCAGGTAGTCCGGGCCGGCCTGCCTCATCCGCGAGGCCGCGTTCTGCAGCCTAGTGCGGATGGGGTCGAGGAACCCGTCCGCCTGGTTGTGCACGGTGATCACGTAGTTGGGACCCAGCACCAAGCTCAGCTGGTCAACCTGCAGCGCGCCGGTGGCGTCGACGTTCAGCACGTGCGAGATTGTCAGCAGCTTGTCGCCCAGCAGCTCGGTCTTGGGGCGCTGCGGCACGTTGACGATGTTCTCCATGGTCAGCGCCGACAGGCCGAACCGCTCGCCGCCGGCGTGCAGCACTTCGGGGTCGTCGATCCCGGCGACGTCGATCCACAGCAGCTGGTCCTGCCGGTCCGGCGGCTTGATGTCGTCGAGGCCGGCGATCGCAACCGATTCAATCTGGCCGGGCGAGTAGCGGACCACCTGCACGCGGGCCGGGACGGACTCGCCACGGAACACCAGGGTGCCGGGGGGAGCGCCCACGGCGGGGCGTCGTTTCTGGAACATGTTGGCTCGGTGGGTCAGGTGAGCGGGTGGGTAGTTGATTGCGTATCCGGCGCCGGTTGGCGTCAGGCGCCGAGCCGCACGTGGTCGCGGAGCGACGCGCGGCGGCGGGCTTCCAAGCGCAGCTGCAGGACGAGCGGGTCGTCTTCGCTCGAGGCGGCGTCGGCCGTGTCGGGGTCGGCCGTGTCGGGGTCTGCCGTGTCGGGGAGGTCGTCACGGCCCCAGATCCTCTCGACCACAGCGAACAGCAACGCCGTGCTCCAGCCGAAGACCAACAGGCCGTTCATCGCCTGGATGCCGCTGAGCATGCGCCACGGCCCTTGGATGACGATGTCGCCGTAGCCAAGCGACGCGAACGTGACAGTGGCGAAGTAGCAGCACTCCTCGAACGACTCGAAACCGCCGCCGGGGAGCGCCAGGTACGCGACCGCCCACGGGAGGACCTCCGCCAGATGAAGCATCAGCAGGATCACCGCCGTGGTGCAGAGCATGCGGAGCGGCAGCAGACGCACCGTCCGCCCGGACGCGCGGCGGGCGGTCCGCTTCAGGCAGCCGATCCACCACGCGGTCACGGCCGCGTGCAAGCCAACGGTGACAATCGTCAGCACAGCGCCAACCAGGATGCTGCCAATCACGGTCGGGTCTCCTCGGGTGCTCCGGCGCCCACCGATGGGCTTCGCCGCGGGGGTGCTAGCTGGGGGATCGGGGCGGGGACCTTAGCAGCCAGCCGCAATCGCGGCCATAGAGATTCCGCCCCATCCGGCCTTGGCGTGCGGGCCCCCGATGCAGTACCCTCCCCGCCCCAGCCTACCCTCGCCGGCACACCAACTCCCCTCTCCCCACGCGGGCGCGACATGTCACAGCCATCACTAGCAGCGGCGCCGCCGAGCGAGGAACTCGCGATCCTGGTGCACGGGACCTTCGCGGGCGCCGAGTCGCACACCGGCGACAAGTGGTGGCAGGAGGGCAGCGAGGTCTCGCAGGCGCTGCAGGACCGGCTGCCGGATGGCGTCCGCATCGCGGCTGACGAGGAGGTGTTCCACTGGTCCGGTGAGAACGGCGAACGCGCCCGCAGCCGGGCCGCATCGCAACTCCTGCAGCGGCTGCGGCCGCTCGAGGAGGAGGGCAAGCCGTACCACCTGGTCGGACACAGCCACGGGGGGTCGGTCATCTGGATGGCGCTGCGGATGTCGCTGGTGGCGGGCAAGCCGCTCAACGGGCTCCGCAGCTGGACCACCGTGGGCACGCCGTTCCTGCACCAGAGCAGCCGCAGCCCCTGGCACCCGATCAACCTGCTGTCGTTCCTGGTCGGCCTGGCGTTGCTGCGTCCGGCCTTCGCCGCGGCCAAGGGCCTGCTGACGCTGCTGTTCGACGCCGCCGCGGGGCACCCGATCGCCATCACGCTCAAGGACAGCAGCGAGGCGGGCTACATGTCCATCCTCCGGGCGCCGTTCCTGGCGCTGCTCGAGCGGATGGGCGTGTCGGTCGAGAGGACCGAGGCCGGCATCCACCTCGGCAGCTTCGACCCGGCGGGCGACCTGTCGCTGCTGCAGTATCTGCTCTTCACCCGCGAGGGACTTCTGCTGTTCGGGGTGATCCTGCTGTTCGGCTACATCTGCCTGCACCTGTCGCTGATGGCGGTGCGGCCGGCGATCGAGTCTATCCGCATCCGCGCGGAGAAGCGTCTGCAGCGCAAGGCGTTCGCCCGGTATGGGGGCCGCTGGCTGGGTCTGTGGTCGCCGGACGACGAGGCGATCAACGGGCTCCGGGCCACGCTGAAGCTGTCGGTTTCTTTCGTGAAGCGTATCGCGCCGAGCGACCGGGTGTTCCTCACCGACAACCTTGAGCTGGTGTCGCGGCCGTACTACTGGGTCTTCGGGCCCGTGTTTAACCACCTGCTGCGGCCGGTGGTCGATTCCCTGGTCCGCGGGGTGTTGGCGCGATCGGCCCAGGGGAACGACCGGCCGACCACCCAGGTCGTGGACGTGAAGCCAACGCCGGTCGACGACGCCCCCGGAGCGATGCCGCTGCCGCCGTCGGTGCAGAAGGAGATCCTCGACGAGTCGAACCGGCACGCCGGCGGCGTGGCGCCGCTGCTGCGTCAGCTGCTGGCCTGCCCGACTTTCTCCACCGGGTTGGAGTCGATCAGCAACCAGCTCTCCGGTCGTGAGTTGGTGCACACCTCGTACTTCGACCACCCCGATGTGCTCGACCTGATTAGCTGCAACGTCGCGCTGGAGAGCGGCGCCGAGAGCCCCGCGGCGGCCGAGCTGCCCGGCCGCCCGGCCATCGTGGAGTGGTTCTCGGCGTTCAAGCGCGGGGTCGCCGAAGACGACCTCGAAGGGTCGAGGATCTTCGCCTATGCGGCGCAGCCTGAAGCCATCCCCGAACCCCCACGGCGGCGCGCCGGATAGACGCCCGCCTGTGGCAGGGGCCGGAAACAACAAGACGAGTTTTACTGAGCCTCCCAGTGGGCCGGCATCCACCGCCACTGCCCGTCGGCGCCGGCGATCCACTTGCCGTTCACCCAGCGTGACTTGCTGACCGTCGTCGCGACGTACGCGCCGGGCTCCCAGACCCACGTGCCCCGCCAGTCCCAGTGACCAGGCTGCCACGCCATCGAGCTGGCCGCGGGCGGCGCGGGCTTGGCCTCTTGGTAGGCCTTCGGCACGTTGACCGGTTTGTTGACAATCACCCCCTGCCGGGCCGTCGCCCAGTGAGCTGGCTCCCACTCGAACTGCCCACCGCGGTGCTGCCAGTAGCCGTCGACCCAGTAGGCGTTGCCGGCCGGCGGGACCATCCACGCCCCGCCGGTCCACTGCCACTCATCGGGCGTCCGGTTCCAGTGCCCTGGGACCCAGACGTGCTGCGCCGAGGGCGCCTCGGTGACGACCTCGCGGTTGGCGGGAGGGGGGACGATGTACTGCGGCGCGTAGACCTGGGCGGGAGCGTGGCCGGCATGCAGGCCCAAGAACCCAGAAAAGCCGAACAGAACAACGGTTGGCAGGCTCAGTCGCATTGTCGTCTCCATACGGGGGTGTCGCCACCGCGCGAGGCACACGGCTCGTGAGCCGGCTAATCTAATCTACGCGGATGGCCGCCAGCCAGCCCGGTTGCAGCGACCGTTGCGCCGACCGACAAGCGTTGAGTAGGCGCCTTTGTGTAGGTACGTCAAAGTCCAATGGCCCTCCCTGCAGCGCTCGTTGTCCCGGCCTAGTCGATCCGTTACGATCGCCAACAGTCCGCCCGACGCCGCTGACCCGAAGCGGCCACTCTTCCGCAAACACCGGGCGTTCTCGTTGCACCGCCAGCTTGAGTGCCGTCCCTGACGCCGTCCAGATCGAGCGACCCTCCCGGCCGCGGACTGAACCGCCGCAACTAGACCGCATCCCATCAACCGAAAGCCCCGTTCCCCAATGCTCGCGGCCGTGTACTTTACAAGCGTCGACTGGGCGGTGCTGGTCGCCTATTTCGTCGGCATAATGGCCCTCGGCCTGTTCTTCTGGCGCCGCAACAACTCCGCCGACCAGTTCACCGCCGGCGGCCGCACACTGTCGGGCTGGTTGTGCGGGATGTCGATCTTCGCCACCTACCTGAGCAGCATCAGCTACCTGGCGTTGCCAGGCAAGGCGTTTGTCGACAACTGGAACATCTTCATGTTCTCGCTAGCGCTGCCGCTGGCGGCATACATCGCGGTCCGGTGGTTCGTCCCGCTATACCGCCAGTCGGGCGAGATCTCCGCCTACTCGTGGCTCGAGGCCCGCTTCGGCCTGTGGGCAAGGGCGTGTGCCAGTGTGTTCTACCTGCTGTACCAGATCGCCCGGATCGGTGTGGTGATGTACCTCATGGCACTGCCCATGGCGGTGCTGTTCGGCTGGGACATCAGGACCGTGATAATCGTCACCGGGGTGATCGTCACAGCCTACTCGTTTGTGGGCGGCATCGTCGCGGTGATCTGGGCCGACGCGATCCAGGCGATCGTGCTGCTCGCGGGCGCCGCGCTGGCGGTTTGGATCCTGCTCGCCCGCATGCCGGGCGGGCCGGAAGAAGTCATCCGAGTCGCGGGAGAGGGCGGCAAGTTCTCGCTCGGCAGCAGTTCGCTGTGGATACTGTCCGAGCCGACCCTGTGGGTGGTGCTGGCGTTTGGCCTGTTCGACAACCTCCGCAACTTCGGCGTCGACCAGAGCTACATCCAACGCTACATCGCCGCCCGCAGCGATCACCAGGCCGCCAAGAGTGTGTGGCTCGGCGCACTGCTCTATGTGCCAGTCAGCGCCCTGTTCCTGTTTATCGGGTCGTCGCTCTACGCGTTTTACCAGAGCCACCCGGCGGAGCTAGAGGAGGTGCGGCAGATTGTGGCCGAACAGAAGCTTATGCAGGAGGGCGTGTCGTCGGAGGCGGACAGCTACCTGCAGCAGGTGGACGAGGTGGCCGCCGGGCTGTCCGACAAGGAACTCGGCGACCGGGTGTTCCCACACTTCATCGCGTCGCAGCTGCCCGAGGGGGCGAGGGGGTTGCTAATCGCGGCCGTGTTTGCGGCCGCGATGAGCACGGTGTCAACCTCTCTCAACTCGTCCGCCACGCTGGTAATGAGCGACCTCTACGTCCGCCTGGTGAGGCCAGACGCCTCAGACAGCCAGCAGGTGCTTGTGCTGCGGTGCGCAACGATCGCCTGGGGCGTCATGGGCACGGCAATGGCAATCGCGCTGGTGAGCCTCACAGATAGCGCGCTTGATGTATGGTGGCTGTTCTCGTCGGTGTTGGGCGCCGCGATCGTCGGGCTCTTTTTGCTTGGACTCGTTGTGCCAACGCTCCAGAACCGGCAGGCAGTGGGCATCTTCGTCGTTGCGTTGGCGGTGATCGCCTGGATGACGTTCTCAATCGGCGCCTACTGGCCCAAGCCGCTCGCTGGACTCACCAGCCCGTTCCACCCACTCTTGGTGGTGGTCGTGGGACCGGTTGTGATGGTGATGCTCGGCTTGCTCGTCGCACGCGCCGGCAGTCCAACGCGTCGGTAGGCGCCCGCGGCGGTTCTTAGCGGAATAAAGGTGAAACCGGCTACAAACCGTGGTCCAATACCTTCGCTGAGTTTCTCCCTCCGCAGCCATGACAAGGGCCTAAAGGCGAGCGCTATCAGAGCTGCCTGGATAGACCGCATGGCCGTATCAGCTAACCCCGTCGTCCCCAGACGGACCAACGCCACTGACGACT
This genomic interval from Posidoniimonas corsicana contains the following:
- a CDS encoding potassium channel family protein, with the translated sequence MIGSILVGAVLTIVTVGLHAAVTAWWIGCLKRTARRASGRTVRLLPLRMLCTTAVILLMLHLAEVLPWAVAYLALPGGGFESFEECCYFATVTFASLGYGDIVIQGPWRMLSGIQAMNGLLVFGWSTALLFAVVERIWGRDDLPDTADPDTADPDTADAASSEDDPLVLQLRLEARRRASLRDHVRLGA
- a CDS encoding efflux transporter outer membrane subunit; the encoded protein is MSIPAPTPNPHNALTPVRGRLSRLVLALAAVSMAVGCTSPRQWVANGFKVGPNYCQPGVEVAEDWIDAEDKRVLKAPAELEGWWGVFNDPVLNELVAEAYRQNLTLREAGARISEARALRAIVVGNFFPQQQDFSASYSHNLSTGSGFDRHFSVWRGSFSLAWEIDFWGRYRRAIEAADADLDATVFDYGDVVVTLVADVAATYVDIRTLQARLTLVRRNVENQRNTYDLAVTRFEGGETSELDVQQAKSSLAQTEAFVPQLETALRQSQNLLCILLGMPPEDIAQRLGEGTIPDVESSIALGIPAATLLQRPDVRRAERLLAAQSARIGVAEADLYPHITLTGTVGRSANQFKDVFNSGAGFGSVGPNLRWDILNYGRLVNNIALQDARFQQLLAAYRQTVLVANSEAENAIIRFLNAQERLKFQLGAAEAADRTNELINLQLDEGLADFNRVFNVQNFKTQQEESAALAKGEVAQSLVAIYRALGGGWPSPFLSTPIAALPPVDEEGDAGEPIDTPTPDDAGPFDEAAPLDEPAPPIELTPPDEPSPLEASLSFPSAF
- the corA gene encoding magnesium/cobalt transporter CorA, encoding MFQKRRPAVGAPPGTLVFRGESVPARVQVVRYSPGQIESVAIAGLDDIKPPDRQDQLLWIDVAGIDDPEVLHAGGERFGLSALTMENIVNVPQRPKTELLGDKLLTISHVLNVDATGALQVDQLSLVLGPNYVITVHNQADGFLDPIRTRLQNAASRMRQAGPDYLAYAILDAVVDGAYPVLETLGERLESLEDDALEDPHPDLLKAIHQLRSQLIQVRRSCWPMRDAIELLISAETDLVDEGTVAYLRDTHNHCAQIVDVVEMYREAAGALISTYMSSVAHRSNEVMKVLTMMSSIFVPLTFIAGIYGMNFEHMPELGYQWSYPTALGAMLVTAAVMTWFFFRCGWLGRANLSVGFGATKLGIDLPDEPAVAASQSRPTAAPPAKRAA
- a CDS encoding efflux RND transporter periplasmic adaptor subunit produces the protein MASPPNRLQKIAAVLVRAIVPCGILAAGWLGFVELSEETVKPPAPAEEKRMLRTRVQQMETVDYPVTVRTHAVVQPHNRVTLTSEISGTVVKVSPSFEAGAYFRKGDVLVEIDERDYQTALAIAKSRLAAADSALKLARLNEERKLRLVESNAVSRAEVDVASATREQAEADLELAKTEVEQAKLNLARTEIHAPFDGRVQTKLIGIGQTASSNAPLGEVFAVDFAEVRLPISGQQRRYLTLPEFPDDPPVSVELRDAINEGNETVWHAQIVRTEGVLDADSRDLFAIARIDDPFGRTSGMPPLRIGQPVSADVQGQVLNNVVALPRAAVKQLDQVVLVNQSDLTLRSLSIAPLWSNEEHVVVEATAIPDHTWLSTTPMSYTPEGAKIEIIPDANPDANAAIAESASNDDETLAN
- a CDS encoding efflux RND transporter permease subunit, translating into MIRWFTINGIAANFLMLAILIGGVYTALFKIPLEVSPERSFESVIVEMNYRGGTAKDIERAILIPIEEALEGVEGIRELNAEGDRGRAWFFIEAVPGTDLRALMEDISARIDTITTFPDETERPKIFIPDSSNWWEVLSVAVTGELSQRELREVARRVEQDILALPGVSRAEVRGDRRYEIGVEVKMDKLISYGLSFQDLSDAIRQFSVDLPAGAIDSQSGTFIIRTRGQAYSEREFNRLPIRSSNGSDVLLGEVATVIDGFEEGEKQVSFNGRPALFVEVMRTGKESAIEISDQVQKYVKDARTRFPDGIELFIWDDESVSIRGRLSTLVNSLLQGGVLVMLLLGLFLRPSLAFWIVIGIPVGFAGGVMLMPWFGITANVMSLFGFIIVVGIVVDDAIVTGENVYQKMKEGVPPLEAAIEGTHEVATPVTFGAITTMVAFLPLMFFDGSWGDFASQVPPIVAPVLLFSLIESKLILPAHLKHLRRVPRNNPFTRFQTSIANGLETVIERAYQPALEFAVRRRASVLATFVAAALLMAGYCLSGRMEFIAYPSIDQQRISAELDLPNDIPLQVTARYMDKIEQALLQLREEYSDEGLGVSLVENYSKLVGAARIHRDFDKSRGSISFEVLAPSRRTEPGPRNSELATRWTELVGPIPEAVEFRIRAERSVKNDRGFDNENLNIELRGPMSEEKAEVARQIRKILQEYDGFASTWANINYGQDELELTLKPLAAELGLTQQILAQQIRQAFFGEEAQRVQRGVDDIRVMVRLPREQRESLHTLDSMRIRTPRGANVPLSTVAEIAFTKAPSHVHRKDGAEILRVGAQPADETIDVLGIAKEINPRIAALCAPHDLTFEYVGYVAEAAETQRTTIVGACLLAFTLYGLLAIALKSMGQPFFVLLAVPFAIIGALLGHIILDITPSYLSVFGMLALAGVAVNDTLVMVDYVNHRMAEGSTLREAALQAGARRFRPIMLTSVTTFVGLFPLLMDRSLQAQFLIPMAVSLAFGVMFATVVTLFLIPCSLLAADDVGRVLARLRRWYFHPFSGNQADPHRDAA